CCGGCAAATACGAACTTCAAGTACAAATGAAAGACCTCATCTCTGGACGCACCGGACTCTACCGGCAAGAACTCCAGATCAGAGATTATCAAATCCCAGAGCTTCAAGTCAGCGAAATTCAACTGGCTTCGAACATCGCGGAAGCAGGCGCAGCAAAATTCCAAAAAGAAGACGTGTGGATCATCCCCATACCCACGCGCAGTTATGCTATAAAGCAAAATGTCTATGCCTACTTTGAAATCTACAATCTGACCAAAGACACCTTTGGACAAACCCGTTACAAAACCGAATACCGCATTCGCTCCAGTGCCATGCCCGCCGTTGGCGTATTTGGCGCAGTGGCCACGGGGTTGCGAACCATCTTTAGAACCACCAAACCCCAGGTGGCCATCACCAACGAACTCACAGGACGGGATGCCGACGAGCGCGAATACGTCGAAATCGTACTCAACAAAGTCAGACCCGGTGTCAACGCACTCGAAATCGTCGTAACCGACCTGGTCAGTGGCAAGAGCGTCGAACGCGAAGTGCGCTTCCGGTATGGAAATTAAAACACGCTCTTATGCGCATCATCGCTGGGGAATTTAAGGGCCGCCGCATCCCCTTTAACAACAAAAAGTACGGCAATGCCCGCGTCACATCCGACTTTGTCAAAAAAGCCGTATTCTCTTCCCTCGGCGAAATCCTCCACGGCAAATATTTCCTCGACCTCTTCTCCTGCTCTGGGCAAATCGGCCTCGAAGCCTGTAGCCGAGGCGCGCGGGTGATCATCAACGAACCCGACCGTCGCTGCAACCGCTTCATCGTACAGCTCATAGACAATTGGCAACTCAACGACCGCATCCAGCTTTACGCGCGTCCCGCACAAAAACTCTTGCCCCAACTCGCGCATGCAAAAGCCCTATTCGACATCATCTACCTCGATCCCCCCTACCACCAACAATTAGACGGACAACCCATGTCCTGTGCCATACTCACCCGCCTCGCAACAACGCCGATACTCGCGCCCAATGCCCGCATTCTCGTCCAACACGCCTCTCGTACAACGCTACCCAAATCCTTTCCCAATCTCACCATCTCTCGACAAAAAAAATACGGCGACACAACCTTGAGCACATACACCCTTACTTTCTGACTTGCTACCCATCGCCAAAATCACTATGTTATGACACGAAAAAGCCATTA
This genomic interval from Gemmatimonadota bacterium contains the following:
- the rsmD gene encoding 16S rRNA (guanine(966)-N(2))-methyltransferase RsmD, translated to MRIIAGEFKGRRIPFNNKKYGNARVTSDFVKKAVFSSLGEILHGKYFLDLFSCSGQIGLEACSRGARVIINEPDRRCNRFIVQLIDNWQLNDRIQLYARPAQKLLPQLAHAKALFDIIYLDPPYHQQLDGQPMSCAILTRLATTPILAPNARILVQHASRTTLPKSFPNLTISRQKKYGDTTLSTYTLTF